From the Bacillus tuaregi genome, one window contains:
- the sigK gene encoding RNA polymerase sporulation sigma factor SigK, translating into MSGIMTAIAYVLKEIVFLVSYVKNNAFPQPLSAADEKKYLQLMAEGDSNARNILIEHNLRLVAHIVKKFENTGEDAEDLISIGTIGLIKAIESYSDGKGTKLATYAARCIENEILMHLRALKKTKKDVSLHDPIGQDKEGNEISLIDVLKSESEDVIDTIQLNMELEKVKEYIDVLDDREKEVIVGRFGLDLQKEKTQREIAKELGISRSYVSRIEKRALMKMFHEFYRAEKEKRKNME; encoded by the coding sequence ATGTCCGGGATTATGACGGCAATTGCTTATGTATTAAAGGAAATTGTCTTTCTCGTCTCCTATGTTAAAAATAACGCCTTTCCTCAACCACTATCTGCTGCCGATGAAAAAAAGTATTTGCAATTGATGGCAGAAGGTGATTCGAATGCCCGCAATATTCTGATTGAGCATAATCTGCGATTAGTTGCCCATATAGTAAAGAAATTCGAAAATACAGGTGAGGATGCAGAGGATTTGATTTCCATCGGTACTATTGGGCTCATTAAAGCCATTGAGAGTTACTCTGATGGAAAAGGTACAAAGCTTGCAACCTATGCTGCCAGATGTATTGAAAATGAAATTCTAATGCATCTGCGAGCATTAAAGAAGACGAAAAAGGATGTCTCATTGCATGACCCGATTGGACAGGATAAGGAAGGAAATGAAATATCTCTTATTGATGTTCTAAAATCGGAATCGGAGGATGTCATTGATACCATACAGTTGAATATGGAGCTTGAAAAGGTAAAGGAATATATCGATGTACTGGATGATCGGGAAAAGGAGGTCATTGTCGGTCGTTTTGGTCTTGATTTACAAAAAGAAAAAACCCAGAGGGAAATTGCAAAGGAGCTCGGCATATCAAGAAGCTATGTTTCCAGAATTGAAAAAAGAGCACTCATGAAAATGTTCCATGAATTCTATCGTGCTGAAAAGGAAAAACGAAAAAATATGGAATAA
- a CDS encoding YqeG family HAD IIIA-type phosphatase, translating into MLKQFLPNQHVKSILDIRPEDLKEKGIKAIITDLDNTLVEWDRPQATPHVIKWFEEMNKYHIKVTIVSNNNETRVKAFSEPLNIKFIYRARKPLAKAFHKAAEIMNVKKEETVVIGDQLLTDVLGGNLGGFHTILVVPVAQTDGLATKFNRLVERQILNWFRKKGMLQWEE; encoded by the coding sequence GTGTTAAAGCAATTCTTGCCTAACCAACATGTAAAAAGTATTCTGGATATTCGCCCGGAAGACTTAAAAGAAAAAGGAATTAAAGCGATTATTACAGATCTTGACAATACACTTGTCGAATGGGATCGGCCACAGGCGACACCGCATGTTATTAAGTGGTTTGAAGAAATGAACAAATATCATATTAAAGTAACAATTGTTTCAAATAATAACGAAACAAGGGTAAAGGCGTTCTCCGAACCGCTAAATATAAAGTTTATTTATCGTGCAAGAAAACCGTTGGCAAAAGCATTTCATAAAGCGGCTGAAATAATGAACGTAAAGAAAGAAGAAACCGTTGTAATCGGCGATCAGCTTCTTACAGATGTGCTTGGCGGTAATCTAGGTGGCTTTCATACGATCCTAGTTGTACCGGTTGCCCAAACAGATGGCTTAGCAACCAAATTTAATCGGTTAGTCGAAAGGCAAATATTGAACTGGTTTAGAAAAAAAGGCATGCTACAATGGGAGGAATAA
- a CDS encoding PucR family transcriptional regulator, translated as MVHNPFHTNFHHLDELADYVSKLLHCPITIEDANHNLLSYSSHDLQTDRVRISTIIQRRVPEKIINQLWKEGTIPALLSSSEPIRVKAMDDMGFSERVAVSIWKKDEVLGFIWALEGEKPFEDKDLVILKQAAAATKNILLKVQAPKNMREERYQEFFWQLLTSHYHSNNEIKDKFHTLQMVPPAQFAVVIFQFSSTVISGEEEKKIIYLLKTRQDPKITLYTFDHSQLILLISLSESGELQHILKFCDWFVEKMKERYHVESIVQSIGGLFNNYIKVEKSYQQALSLLDLKGKFPSEVSHIHSYQELGIFRYLDILRDKALTEDYENYSLKKLHEYDQKYHTDLVQTLDVYLNNDSNVNEASKTLNIHTNTLNYRLKRIVEIGNLNLKDANQKMTIFLDLKLEKLVKKAEAKVVE; from the coding sequence ATGGTCCACAACCCTTTTCATACAAACTTTCATCATTTAGATGAACTTGCCGATTACGTAAGTAAACTACTCCACTGCCCTATCACAATCGAAGATGCAAATCATAATCTTCTTTCATACAGCTCTCATGACCTTCAAACAGATAGGGTAAGAATTTCAACGATTATTCAGCGACGAGTGCCGGAAAAGATCATCAATCAATTATGGAAGGAAGGAACGATACCTGCCTTATTATCAAGCTCTGAGCCAATTCGAGTTAAAGCAATGGATGATATGGGGTTCAGCGAACGGGTAGCCGTATCGATTTGGAAAAAAGATGAGGTGCTTGGCTTTATATGGGCATTAGAAGGGGAAAAACCATTTGAGGACAAGGATTTAGTGATTCTTAAGCAGGCAGCTGCTGCAACGAAGAATATCCTCTTAAAAGTGCAAGCACCGAAAAATATGAGGGAAGAAAGATATCAGGAGTTTTTCTGGCAGCTTTTAACCAGTCACTATCATTCAAATAATGAAATCAAAGATAAATTCCATACACTGCAAATGGTGCCGCCTGCCCAATTTGCAGTTGTTATTTTTCAGTTTTCTTCCACCGTTATTTCTGGAGAGGAAGAAAAAAAAATCATCTATCTTTTAAAAACACGTCAGGATCCGAAGATTACACTTTATACCTTTGACCACTCACAGCTTATTCTGCTTATTTCACTGTCTGAATCTGGTGAACTACAGCATATCCTCAAATTCTGCGATTGGTTCGTTGAAAAAATGAAGGAAAGGTATCATGTGGAATCCATTGTCCAAAGCATTGGCGGATTATTTAATAATTATATAAAGGTTGAAAAATCTTATCAGCAGGCCTTATCATTATTGGATTTGAAAGGGAAATTCCCTTCAGAGGTAAGTCATATTCATAGCTATCAGGAATTAGGGATTTTTAGATACCTTGATATTCTCCGTGATAAAGCGTTAACGGAAGACTATGAAAACTATTCATTAAAAAAGCTTCATGAGTATGATCAGAAATATCATACTGACCTCGTACAAACATTAGACGTATATTTGAACAATGATAGCAATGTAAATGAAGCATCCAAAACTTTAAATATTCACACCAATACTTTAAATTATCGGCTAAAAAGAATTGTTGAAATTGGCAACCTTAATCTAAAGGATGCCAATCAAAAAATGACTATATTTCTTGACCTTAAGCTAGAAAAACTTGTCAAGAAAGCAGAAGCAAAAGTCGTTGAGTAA
- the yqeH gene encoding ribosome biogenesis GTPase YqeH, whose protein sequence is MSEQYTCVGCGVQIQTDNPLEIGYTPASALQKEQIICQRCFRLKHYNEIEDVSLTDDDFLRILNEIGKRDALIVKIVDIFDFNGSWLPGLHRFTGKNKVLLIGNKVDLIPKAVKPNKLTNWMRQEAKELGLKPIDVFLVSAAKGLYMKEVAQAIDEYREGKDVYIVGCTNVGKSTFINRIIKEVSGEDDVITTSHFPGTTLDIIEIPLSDGQVLVDTPGIINHHQMAHYVDKRDLKVITPKKEIKPKVYQLNEGQTLFFGGLGRFDYIKGGRKSFSCHFSNELMIHRTKIENADDLYTRQVGELLTPPKKDELNSFPELVRREFTVKEGKTDIVFSGLGWITVHEPGAVVAAYVPKGVHAFIRKALI, encoded by the coding sequence TTGAGTGAACAATATACATGTGTCGGATGTGGAGTGCAAATCCAAACTGATAACCCTTTGGAAATAGGCTATACACCTGCATCTGCATTACAAAAGGAACAAATTATATGTCAAAGATGCTTCCGTTTAAAGCATTATAATGAAATAGAGGATGTTAGCTTAACGGATGATGATTTTTTACGGATTCTGAATGAAATCGGTAAACGGGATGCATTAATTGTGAAAATCGTTGATATATTTGATTTTAATGGTAGCTGGCTGCCTGGACTGCATCGTTTTACAGGTAAAAATAAGGTATTACTAATTGGAAATAAAGTCGATTTAATTCCAAAAGCAGTAAAACCAAATAAATTAACCAATTGGATGAGGCAGGAGGCCAAAGAGCTTGGTCTAAAGCCAATTGATGTGTTTCTGGTAAGTGCTGCTAAAGGCCTTTATATGAAAGAGGTTGCTCAAGCGATTGATGAATATCGAGAAGGCAAGGATGTTTATATTGTCGGCTGTACAAATGTCGGAAAATCGACCTTTATTAATCGAATAATAAAAGAAGTATCAGGTGAGGATGATGTCATTACCACCTCGCATTTTCCGGGAACAACACTCGATATTATTGAAATCCCACTTTCAGATGGTCAAGTCCTAGTAGATACTCCAGGAATCATTAATCATCACCAAATGGCACATTATGTAGATAAACGGGATTTGAAGGTGATTACACCGAAGAAAGAAATAAAACCAAAGGTTTATCAATTAAATGAAGGACAAACCTTATTTTTTGGCGGACTAGGTCGTTTTGATTATATTAAGGGTGGAAGAAAATCCTTTTCATGTCATTTTTCCAATGAGCTAATGATTCATCGGACAAAGATAGAAAATGCAGACGATTTATATACGAGACAGGTAGGAGAATTGTTAACACCACCTAAAAAGGATGAATTAAATTCATTCCCAGAGTTGGTTCGACGCGAATTCACGGTTAAAGAAGGAAAGACAGATATAGTATTTTCAGGACTTGGATGGATTACTGTCCATGAACCGGGTGCTGTTGTGGCTGCATATGTTCCAAAAGGAGTTCATGCATTCATAAGAAAAGCATTAATATAG
- the yhbY gene encoding ribosome assembly RNA-binding protein YhbY, translated as MLTGKQKRFLRSKAHHLNPIFQVGKGGVNENMIKQIREALEARELIKVTVLQNCDEDREEVAAAISQGAEAELVQIIGNIIVLYKESVDNKQLVLP; from the coding sequence ATGCTAACAGGAAAACAAAAACGTTTTTTACGTTCGAAAGCACATCATTTAAATCCAATCTTTCAAGTGGGAAAGGGTGGAGTAAATGAAAATATGATAAAACAAATTCGGGAGGCATTAGAAGCCCGTGAACTGATTAAAGTTACTGTGCTGCAAAATTGTGATGAGGATAGAGAAGAGGTAGCTGCTGCTATTTCACAGGGAGCAGAAGCAGAGCTTGTTCAAATCATCGGAAACATTATTGTTCTGTATAAAGAGTCAGTAGATAATAAGCAGCTTGTATTGCCATAA
- the rsfS gene encoding ribosome silencing factor — protein MNERQLLEVAVKAADDKRAEDIVVLNMQGISLVADYFIICHGNSDKQVQAIAGEMKDKAEEFGYSIKRVEGFDEAKWILVDLGDIIAHIFHKDERSYYNLERLWGDAPIEHIQSELNQ, from the coding sequence ATGAATGAACGCCAATTATTGGAGGTTGCTGTTAAGGCAGCAGATGATAAAAGAGCAGAAGATATTGTTGTCTTAAATATGCAGGGCATTTCACTGGTAGCTGATTATTTTATTATTTGTCACGGAAATTCAGATAAACAAGTCCAGGCTATTGCAGGGGAAATGAAGGATAAGGCAGAGGAATTTGGCTATTCTATTAAACGAGTCGAGGGCTTCGACGAAGCAAAATGGATTCTTGTTGACCTTGGTGATATCATTGCGCATATTTTCCATAAAGACGAAAGAAGCTATTATAACCTAGAACGCCTTTGGGGAGACGCCCCAATAGAACATATACAGAGTGAGCTCAATCAATGA
- the aroE gene encoding shikimate dehydrogenase: MKKIYGVIGDPIAHSMSPIMHNDSFKRYSINADYLAFHVKQEALHDAVKGFKAIQLAGFNVTVPHKTTIMAYLDEIDPLAQAIGAVNTVVNDEGRFIGYNTDGSGFLEGLKKEIPTLKNQKMLLIGAGGAARAIYYTMAHAGVQTIDIANRTAEKAEYLVQNCPYPVDSAVLSIENAERKLAEYDLIVQTTSIGMHPDTERTPICLDGIKKDAFVSDIIYTPLETKFLREAKQNGARTQNGISMFVYQGALAFEKWTGILPDTDSMESIVLKQLGGKTC, from the coding sequence GTGAAAAAAATATATGGGGTAATTGGTGATCCAATCGCGCATTCAATGTCGCCAATCATGCATAATGATTCATTTAAACGCTACAGCATAAATGCGGATTATCTGGCCTTCCATGTAAAACAGGAAGCCTTACATGATGCGGTGAAGGGATTTAAGGCGATTCAATTAGCTGGCTTTAATGTAACGGTACCACATAAAACAACGATTATGGCTTATTTGGATGAAATTGATCCGCTTGCACAAGCAATTGGTGCCGTTAATACAGTTGTGAACGATGAAGGTAGATTTATTGGGTATAATACGGATGGAAGTGGATTTCTAGAAGGACTAAAGAAGGAAATTCCAACCCTTAAAAACCAAAAGATGCTATTGATAGGAGCTGGAGGAGCTGCGCGGGCAATTTATTACACGATGGCGCATGCAGGTGTTCAAACGATTGATATTGCGAATCGGACAGCTGAAAAAGCTGAATATCTTGTGCAAAATTGTCCCTATCCAGTAGACTCTGCTGTATTAAGTATCGAGAATGCAGAAAGAAAGCTAGCTGAATATGATTTAATTGTCCAAACGACATCCATTGGCATGCATCCTGATACGGAACGGACACCGATCTGTCTTGACGGTATCAAAAAGGATGCCTTTGTCAGTGATATTATTTATACTCCGCTTGAGACAAAGTTTCTGCGGGAGGCTAAACAAAATGGTGCGCGTACGCAAAATGGTATCTCTATGTTTGTTTACCAAGGTGCGCTGGCATTTGAAAAATGGACTGGAATACTGCCGGATACGGACAGTATGGAGTCTATTGTATTGAAACAATTGGGAGGAAAGACATGCTAA
- the sda gene encoding sporulation histidine kinase inhibitor Sda produces the protein MFKLSDELLLESYHKAIELNLSPDFIRLIEAEIHRRSLNITINVSS, from the coding sequence ATGTTTAAACTATCAGATGAGCTACTGCTAGAATCCTATCACAAAGCCATAGAATTAAACTTAAGTCCAGATTTTATCCGCTTAATCGAAGCTGAAATTCACCGACGCTCCCTCAACATCACCATCAATGTTTCTTCATAG
- a CDS encoding YrzA family protein encodes MKFQLDLIEDKVEFYEALDIKTLEKNINQQIEVNKAILLKVHSVSHQMHVDDNGRTYYSAVVHYKTSRG; translated from the coding sequence ATGAAGTTTCAGCTTGATTTAATCGAAGACAAAGTAGAATTTTATGAAGCCCTGGATATCAAAACACTTGAGAAGAACATTAATCAGCAAATAGAAGTGAATAAAGCCATTTTACTTAAGGTTCATTCAGTTTCTCATCAAATGCATGTCGATGATAACGGTAGAACGTATTACTCAGCCGTTGTTCATTATAAGACCAGTCGCGGTTAA
- a CDS encoding YrhC family protein, whose amino-acid sequence MQKVKEYYDKMVDFKQYAKVLLAISAFFYLGVLIPTVEKNQFEIVVMMVITTVFLAGSVLFLMRSKSYYKKLLESEEGQEFLMNR is encoded by the coding sequence ATGCAAAAGGTAAAGGAATATTATGATAAAATGGTTGATTTTAAGCAGTATGCCAAGGTATTGCTTGCTATAAGTGCGTTCTTTTATTTAGGTGTTCTTATTCCAACCGTGGAAAAGAATCAATTTGAGATTGTGGTCATGATGGTGATCACGACAGTTTTTCTGGCAGGGTCAGTTTTATTCCTAATGCGGTCAAAAAGCTATTATAAAAAGCTGCTTGAATCGGAGGAAGGACAGGAATTTTTAATGAATAGATAA
- the yqeK gene encoding bis(5'-nucleosyl)-tetraphosphatase (symmetrical) YqeK, whose amino-acid sequence MKREAALEIVQKQLTPHRYQHTLGVMKTAIDLAEQYGVDERKAELAAIFHDYAKFRDKDEMKSIIAAQKMDSELLNYNSELWHAPVGAYLAEKEAGITDTEVLDAIRYHTSGRPNMTKLEKIIYLADYIEPGRHFPGVEEVREIAEKDLNQALLQALRNTIMFLLKKNQRIFPLTFLTYNDLINKED is encoded by the coding sequence ATGAAACGTGAAGCAGCACTTGAAATCGTCCAAAAACAGCTTACGCCTCATCGGTACCAGCATACTTTAGGTGTAATGAAGACAGCTATTGATTTAGCAGAGCAATATGGAGTAGATGAAAGAAAGGCAGAGCTTGCCGCTATTTTTCATGATTATGCAAAATTCCGTGATAAAGATGAAATGAAGTCTATCATTGCCGCTCAAAAAATGGACTCTGAACTGCTTAACTATAACAGTGAGCTTTGGCATGCTCCGGTAGGTGCCTATTTGGCCGAAAAAGAAGCTGGTATCACTGATACAGAAGTACTGGATGCAATTCGTTACCATACATCAGGTCGTCCAAATATGACCAAACTAGAAAAAATAATCTATCTTGCTGATTATATTGAGCCGGGTAGGCATTTTCCAGGAGTGGAAGAAGTAAGGGAAATAGCTGAGAAGGATTTAAATCAAGCTTTATTACAGGCATTAAGAAATACGATTATGTTCCTTTTGAAAAAAAATCAGCGTATTTTTCCGCTCACATTTCTTACGTATAACGATTTGATTAATAAGGAGGATTGA
- the pssA gene encoding CDP-diacylglycerol--serine O-phosphatidyltransferase: MFLSHVLDQTIKKLKTQTANILTLGNLTLGGFAIISTIRGELHLSLLLIFIAALLDRFDGMTARKLNIESELGEQLDSMSDIISFGVAPALLLYQAILYEFGAPGTFFTVFYIACGAFRLARFNISQNHSYFTGLPITAAGCLATFSFLALPYLPPQFFLFLIIVLSLLMVSTFRLKKV, encoded by the coding sequence TTGTTCTTATCGCATGTCTTAGATCAGACGATAAAAAAATTAAAAACCCAAACTGCCAATATACTGACGCTTGGCAATTTAACATTGGGTGGATTCGCCATTATTTCTACTATTAGAGGCGAATTACACCTAAGCCTGCTCCTAATTTTTATTGCGGCACTATTGGACCGCTTTGATGGGATGACAGCAAGAAAATTAAATATTGAGTCCGAACTGGGAGAGCAGTTAGATTCTATGAGTGATATTATATCATTTGGTGTCGCTCCCGCACTACTTTTGTATCAAGCTATTTTATATGAATTCGGCGCTCCTGGTACCTTTTTTACTGTATTTTACATTGCCTGCGGTGCATTTAGGCTTGCACGCTTCAACATTTCCCAAAATCATAGTTATTTTACCGGATTACCGATAACTGCTGCTGGTTGCTTAGCAACGTTTAGCTTTTTAGCCCTCCCATATCTGCCACCACAATTTTTTCTGTTTTTAATCATTGTTCTTTCTCTTCTAATGGTTAGCACCTTCCGTTTAAAAAAGGTATAA
- a CDS encoding nicotinate-nucleotide adenylyltransferase yields MKKIGILGGTFNPPHLGHLIIANEVQIQLEFDEIWFMPNQEPPHKETLNGVSGQHRAEMIRRAIANNPKFKLQLIELERPGRSYTYDTMKLLTEKNDDRFYFIIGADMIEYLPNWYKIEELVQLVTFVGVNRPEYDKQSDYPIIYVDVPNIEISSLMIRNRIKNGKNARYFIPDSVMEYIEENRLYET; encoded by the coding sequence CTGAAAAAAATAGGTATTTTAGGAGGGACGTTCAATCCTCCTCATTTAGGACATTTAATTATTGCGAATGAAGTACAAATACAATTAGAGTTTGATGAAATATGGTTTATGCCGAATCAAGAGCCACCTCATAAAGAGACTTTAAATGGAGTGAGCGGGCAACATCGAGCAGAGATGATTCGTAGGGCTATTGCTAATAATCCAAAGTTTAAACTGCAATTAATCGAGTTAGAACGGCCAGGCAGGTCCTATACATATGATACGATGAAGCTTTTGACGGAGAAAAATGATGATCGCTTCTATTTCATTATCGGTGCTGATATGATTGAGTACCTACCTAATTGGTATAAAATCGAAGAGCTAGTCCAATTAGTAACATTTGTCGGTGTTAATAGACCTGAATATGACAAACAATCAGATTATCCAATCATCTATGTGGATGTTCCTAACATTGAGATTTCTTCATTAATGATTAGGAATAGAATAAAGAATGGAAAAAACGCCCGCTATTTCATTCCTGATTCGGTAATGGAATATATTGAGGAGAATAGGTTATATGAAACGTGA
- a CDS encoding class I SAM-dependent DNA methyltransferase produces the protein MTYGKFAYLYDELMKDVPYEKWVGFINKQASMYGVKGKNLLDLACGTGELSIQLADNGYSVTGVDLSADMLAVAKEKAEEKGHSLLLIEQDMSELEGLDLYDIIGIFCDSLNYLQTENAVMQTFERVFQHLKPGGLFLFDVHSIYKMNHLFIDQTYAYNGEDVSYIWQCFVGEYPDSVEHELTFFHLDSRTNQYQRYDELHVQRTFSIEQYETWLSKAGFELLEISADFLDSKLNAESERIFFTARKR, from the coding sequence ATGACATATGGAAAGTTCGCATATCTTTATGATGAATTAATGAAGGACGTCCCGTATGAGAAATGGGTCGGATTTATTAATAAACAGGCATCAATGTATGGTGTGAAAGGAAAGAATCTGCTCGATTTAGCCTGTGGGACAGGTGAGTTATCCATTCAATTGGCAGACAATGGCTATAGTGTGACTGGTGTTGACCTTTCTGCAGATATGCTGGCAGTGGCCAAGGAAAAGGCGGAAGAAAAAGGCCATTCATTACTTCTTATCGAGCAGGATATGTCAGAGTTAGAAGGTCTGGACCTCTACGACATCATCGGCATTTTTTGTGACTCACTTAATTATTTACAAACAGAAAATGCTGTTATGCAGACATTTGAACGAGTATTTCAACACCTAAAGCCTGGAGGATTGTTTTTGTTTGATGTCCACTCAATCTATAAAATGAATCATTTATTTATTGACCAAACTTACGCTTATAACGGTGAGGATGTCAGTTATATTTGGCAATGCTTTGTAGGCGAGTACCCGGACAGTGTTGAACATGAATTAACCTTTTTCCATTTGGACTCTCGTACAAACCAGTATCAGCGCTATGATGAGCTCCATGTACAGCGTACCTTTTCTATCGAGCAATATGAAACATGGCTATCAAAGGCAGGTTTTGAGCTACTCGAGATTTCAGCCGATTTTCTCGATTCTAAGCTGAATGCAGAGTCTGAGAGAATTTTCTTTACAGCGCGAAAACGGTAA
- a CDS encoding phosphatidylserine decarboxylase, producing MIQMIYRLFIELTNRKTTSLLLAKFSKSKLSRMFIPSFSRIYKINQFEMEKPLHEYQSLNEFFTRKLKPDARPIFQDSLSVISPVDATIEDMGEISFDHSIHVKGKMYSVSEMLGGEDKVQKYLNGTFMVFYLSPTNYHRIHSPISGKITEQRTIGTKSYPVNKYGLKYGKRPLSKNYRIITEIYYNGVSMALVKVGAMFINSIEILSNRNEVEKGSEIAYFSFGSTVVLLFEANTFTPVLKNLPYPVQVGECIGYLKETSTR from the coding sequence TTGATACAAATGATCTATCGCTTATTCATTGAATTAACAAACAGGAAAACAACTTCATTATTGCTGGCTAAGTTTTCCAAATCGAAACTAAGCAGGATGTTTATACCTTCCTTTTCAAGAATATATAAAATTAATCAGTTTGAGATGGAGAAGCCTCTCCATGAATATCAATCTCTAAATGAGTTTTTCACAAGAAAATTAAAGCCTGATGCCAGGCCTATTTTTCAAGATTCATTATCGGTCATTAGTCCTGTCGATGCCACTATTGAAGATATGGGCGAGATTTCATTCGATCACAGCATCCATGTGAAAGGAAAAATGTATTCTGTCTCAGAAATGCTTGGCGGTGAGGATAAGGTACAAAAATATCTTAATGGAACGTTTATGGTCTTTTATTTAAGTCCTACAAATTATCATCGTATCCACAGTCCTATTTCAGGGAAAATTACCGAGCAGAGGACGATTGGTACAAAATCCTATCCTGTTAATAAATATGGTTTAAAATATGGAAAAAGACCGCTTTCGAAAAATTATCGTATTATCACAGAAATATATTATAATGGTGTATCGATGGCCTTAGTAAAAGTTGGTGCCATGTTTATTAATTCGATTGAGATTTTAAGCAACAGGAATGAAGTAGAAAAAGGCTCCGAAATCGCCTATTTTTCGTTTGGATCAACGGTTGTCCTTCTTTTTGAAGCGAATACATTTACACCTGTGTTAAAAAATTTACCTTATCCTGTTCAAGTTGGTGAGTGTATTGGTTATCTTAAAGAGACTTCCACACGATAA
- the mtnN gene encoding 5'-methylthioadenosine/S-adenosylhomocysteine nucleosidase, with protein sequence MKIAIIGAMEEEVTILRDQMKDQRVEVIAGSEFTFGIMDGVEVVLLRSGIGKVNAAMSTTILLEKYSPDYIINTGSAGGYDPNLNIGDIVISSEVRHHDVDVTIFGYEYGQVPRLPAAFAADKELIKIALDGAKEISGVQTVEGLIATGDSFMNDPVRVEFVREKFSDLKAVEMEAAAIAQVAHQFGVPFVIIRSLSDIAGKESNISFDQFLEKAAVNSSSLVIRMVNLIKNH encoded by the coding sequence ATGAAAATAGCGATAATTGGAGCAATGGAAGAAGAAGTGACGATTCTTAGGGATCAAATGAAGGACCAGAGAGTTGAAGTGATTGCAGGTTCTGAATTTACTTTTGGAATCATGGACGGTGTTGAAGTTGTGCTACTTCGTTCTGGGATTGGTAAGGTAAATGCTGCTATGTCAACAACGATCCTGCTTGAAAAGTATTCACCAGATTATATTATTAATACAGGCTCAGCGGGTGGTTATGACCCGAATTTAAATATAGGTGATATTGTCATTTCTTCAGAGGTCCGACATCATGACGTTGATGTCACGATATTCGGCTATGAATATGGTCAGGTTCCGCGTCTGCCAGCGGCATTTGCAGCAGATAAAGAACTCATTAAGATAGCTTTAGATGGAGCCAAGGAAATCAGCGGTGTTCAAACGGTTGAAGGCTTAATTGCAACTGGAGATTCCTTTATGAATGATCCTGTCAGAGTAGAATTTGTTCGCGAGAAGTTCTCGGACCTTAAGGCTGTAGAAATGGAAGCGGCAGCGATTGCCCAAGTAGCGCATCAATTCGGAGTCCCTTTTGTTATCATCCGTTCGTTGTCCGATATTGCTGGGAAGGAATCCAATATCTCCTTTGATCAGTTTTTAGAAAAGGCTGCTGTCAATTCATCCAGCCTCGTGATTAGAATGGTAAACTTAATAAAAAATCATTAA